One Planctomycetota bacterium DNA window includes the following coding sequences:
- the hisF gene encoding imidazole glycerol phosphate synthase subunit HisF — protein MLAKRVIPCLDVDRGRVVKGTRFVDLRDAGDPVEVAARYDADGADELVFLDITASHEQRDILVDVVRRTAEQVFMPLTVGGGVRNLEDIRGLLKAGADKVSINSAAVRDPSLVTAAAKRFGSQCIVVAIDPKRVVENGAEVWRVHINGGRVPTDREAVAWARRVEALGAGEILLTSMDADGTQNGYDIAMTRAVAQAVSIPVIASGGCGSPEHIVEVLTEGQADAALAASIFHFRRHAIREVKEAMARAGVPVRPARSAA, from the coding sequence GTGCTGGCCAAACGCGTCATTCCGTGCCTGGACGTGGACCGCGGGCGCGTCGTCAAGGGGACGCGGTTCGTGGACCTGCGCGACGCGGGGGACCCGGTCGAGGTGGCCGCCCGCTACGATGCCGACGGGGCCGACGAACTGGTGTTCCTCGACATCACCGCGAGCCACGAGCAGCGGGACATCCTGGTGGACGTGGTTCGCCGGACGGCGGAGCAGGTCTTCATGCCGCTCACCGTGGGCGGCGGCGTGCGGAACCTGGAGGACATTCGCGGGCTCCTGAAGGCCGGGGCCGACAAGGTCTCCATCAACTCGGCAGCGGTGCGGGACCCGAGCCTCGTGACGGCGGCGGCGAAGCGCTTCGGAAGCCAGTGCATCGTCGTGGCCATCGACCCCAAGCGCGTCGTCGAGAACGGGGCCGAGGTCTGGCGCGTCCACATCAACGGCGGGCGGGTGCCCACGGACCGGGAGGCCGTCGCGTGGGCCCGGCGCGTCGAGGCGCTGGGGGCGGGCGAAATCCTGCTGACGAGCATGGACGCGGACGGCACGCAGAACGGATACGACATTGCGATGACGCGGGCCGTGGCCCAGGCCGTGTCGATCCCGGTGATTGCGAGCGGGGGCTGCGGATCGCCCGAGCACATCGTCGAGGTGCTGACGGAAGGCCAAGCGGACGCGGCGTTGGCGGCGAGCATCTTCCATTTCCGCCGGCACGCAATCCGCGAGGTGAAGGAAGCGATGGCGCGGGCGGGGGTGCCCGTGCGTCCGGCGAGGTCGGCGGCCTAG
- a CDS encoding PilT/PilU family type 4a pilus ATPase — protein MVEPREQRHLEGLCRLALERQASDLHLKAGKPPALRVEGQIYFTDSAPLEADEILQLVREVMDERVRREFEETGSADFSYTLEGGDRFRINAFRQRGQTSVAARRVTRHIPDFGELNLPAKTLERICEAPQGLAVFAGITGCGKSTSIAACLEWINRRRRCHIVTIEDPIEFLFDDKEAFVNQREIGTDVPTFELALKYLMREDPDVVLVGEVRDRDTCESVLRATETGHLVFTTVHASSVVGAIRRMLDLFAVEEHEVVRQTLASNLVGVVCQKLLAGARPETPRLPATEILISTPMVRKLIREGGEDRVADLITGDTGLGMHDFTQDLVRLVREGHVDVRVAYEVAPNPEALKAAVRGIASRGGAM, from the coding sequence TTGGTCGAACCGCGTGAGCAACGGCATCTCGAGGGCCTTTGCCGGCTGGCGCTGGAGCGCCAGGCGAGCGACCTGCATTTGAAGGCCGGCAAGCCCCCGGCCCTGCGGGTCGAGGGCCAGATTTATTTCACCGACTCGGCTCCGCTCGAGGCCGACGAGATCCTCCAACTCGTCCGCGAGGTCATGGACGAGCGCGTCCGGCGCGAGTTCGAGGAAACCGGCAGCGCCGACTTCTCGTACACGCTGGAGGGGGGCGACCGGTTCCGCATCAACGCGTTCCGCCAGCGCGGGCAGACGAGCGTCGCCGCGCGGCGGGTGACGCGGCACATTCCGGATTTCGGGGAACTGAATCTGCCGGCGAAGACGCTGGAGCGGATCTGCGAAGCGCCGCAAGGGTTGGCGGTCTTTGCGGGGATCACGGGGTGCGGCAAATCGACGAGCATCGCGGCGTGCCTGGAGTGGATCAACCGCCGGCGACGATGCCACATCGTCACGATCGAGGACCCGATCGAATTTTTGTTCGACGACAAGGAGGCGTTCGTCAACCAGCGGGAGATCGGGACGGACGTCCCGACGTTCGAGTTGGCGCTGAAGTACCTGATGCGGGAGGACCCGGACGTAGTGCTCGTCGGCGAAGTCCGCGACCGCGACACGTGCGAGAGCGTCCTGCGGGCGACGGAGACGGGGCACCTGGTCTTTACGACGGTCCACGCCTCGAGCGTCGTAGGGGCGATCCGCCGGATGCTGGACCTCTTTGCGGTCGAGGAACACGAGGTGGTGCGCCAGACGCTGGCGTCGAACCTCGTGGGCGTCGTCTGCCAGAAACTTCTCGCGGGGGCGAGACCGGAGACGCCCAGGCTCCCGGCGACGGAAATCCTCATCTCGACGCCGATGGTCCGCAAGTTGATCCGCGAGGGCGGCGAGGACCGCGTCGCCGACCTCATCACGGGCGACACGGGGCTCGGCATGCACGATTTCACGCAGGACCTGGTCCGCCTGGTGCGCGAGGGACACGTCGACGTCCGGGTCGCGTACGAGGTGGCGCCGAATCCCGAGGCGCTGAAGGCGGCGGTCCGGGGGATTGCTTCCAGGGGAGGTGCGATGTGA
- a CDS encoding ATPase, T2SS/T4P/T4SS family, giving the protein MSGRNEKSAPRFGATARCALALAVGVALAAMALGSPASAQETASHEVGIEPPQPAFLGLRAVGIPQILLLAIFSAVVFYVVNWTFLDVRLVGTNEPLWSAVVLAGGLAGLAAAVLVPLFFIGLPLGLILFAGAAITYVMHRNNLVIPNLRVLTKAHLARLRARLTGKPTESEERGPVVGVGRDIIFMGMDDMPIRLPAANEAQRQGAHEVERIFFDAIVRHATVVGVLMRGHKAQVRLRVAGQVISGGDPEGPVAEQIPAALKRLAGLNPEETRKPQEGRTRAVVGGQTFELRVKTQGSVHGEQIAVRVIDLAGSRMALGDLGLSEEQVQALSEALAKRPGIILVSAPKNSGLTTTLHACLRHFDRYINTVVAFEPHIDLEVENVQHVALSQEDGASAAAAVRGQLRLAPDVVAVDSLSSPEVAAALAEASRQQTVLVCLRASDAGQALSRLLALVPSPEALAAGLSLVVNQRLVRDLCPVCKEAYRPNPEFLRKANLASQRVDVLYRPPKSIAVEKGKPVICPRCNNVRYAGRTGLFELMAIDDEARAMIGRGANVADVRTHTRKSGMRNLQEEGLALVVAGRTSIEEVLRAVKQTT; this is encoded by the coding sequence GTGAGTGGGCGGAACGAAAAGTCCGCACCCCGCTTCGGGGCGACGGCCCGATGCGCGCTGGCCCTGGCGGTCGGGGTCGCCCTGGCGGCAATGGCGCTCGGGTCGCCGGCGTCGGCCCAGGAAACGGCGTCGCACGAGGTCGGCATCGAGCCGCCGCAGCCGGCGTTCCTTGGCTTGCGCGCGGTTGGGATTCCCCAGATCCTTCTGCTGGCGATCTTCTCGGCGGTGGTATTCTACGTCGTCAACTGGACCTTCCTGGACGTTCGCCTCGTCGGCACGAACGAGCCGCTGTGGAGCGCGGTCGTGCTGGCCGGGGGCCTGGCGGGCCTGGCGGCGGCCGTCCTGGTGCCGCTGTTCTTCATCGGCTTGCCGCTCGGCCTCATTCTGTTCGCCGGGGCGGCGATCACCTACGTCATGCACCGCAACAACCTCGTGATACCAAACCTGAGGGTCCTGACGAAGGCACATCTGGCGCGCCTGCGGGCGCGCCTCACGGGCAAGCCGACGGAATCCGAGGAGCGGGGGCCCGTCGTCGGCGTGGGACGCGACATCATCTTCATGGGCATGGACGACATGCCGATCCGGCTGCCCGCGGCGAACGAGGCGCAGCGCCAGGGCGCCCATGAGGTCGAGCGCATCTTTTTCGACGCCATCGTACGCCACGCGACGGTCGTCGGCGTGCTCATGCGCGGCCACAAGGCCCAGGTGCGCCTGCGGGTGGCCGGCCAAGTGATCTCGGGCGGCGACCCGGAGGGCCCCGTGGCGGAGCAGATTCCGGCGGCGCTGAAGCGGCTGGCGGGCCTGAACCCGGAAGAAACCCGCAAGCCCCAGGAAGGCCGCACGCGGGCGGTGGTCGGAGGCCAGACGTTTGAACTGCGAGTCAAGACCCAAGGGTCGGTCCACGGGGAGCAGATCGCCGTTCGCGTCATCGACCTGGCCGGCAGCCGGATGGCGCTCGGGGACCTCGGCCTGTCGGAGGAGCAGGTCCAGGCGCTCTCGGAGGCGCTGGCGAAGCGGCCGGGCATCATCCTGGTGTCGGCGCCGAAAAACTCGGGCCTGACGACGACGCTGCACGCGTGCCTGAGGCACTTCGACCGGTACATCAACACCGTCGTGGCATTCGAGCCGCACATCGACCTCGAGGTGGAGAACGTTCAGCACGTGGCGCTCTCGCAGGAGGACGGGGCGTCGGCGGCGGCGGCGGTGCGAGGGCAGTTGCGGCTCGCGCCGGACGTGGTGGCGGTGGATTCGCTTTCGTCGCCGGAGGTGGCGGCGGCGCTGGCCGAAGCGTCGCGGCAGCAAACGGTTTTGGTGTGCCTGCGGGCGAGCGACGCCGGCCAGGCGCTCTCGCGGCTCCTCGCGCTCGTTCCCTCGCCGGAGGCGCTGGCGGCGGGCCTCTCGCTGGTGGTGAATCAACGCCTGGTGCGGGACCTCTGCCCGGTATGCAAGGAGGCCTACCGGCCGAATCCGGAGTTCCTGCGGAAGGCGAACCTGGCGAGCCAGCGCGTGGACGTGCTGTACCGCCCGCCGAAGAGCATCGCGGTGGAAAAAGGCAAGCCCGTCATCTGCCCGCGATGCAACAACGTGCGCTACGCCGGCCGGACGGGCCTTTTCGAACTGATGGCGATCGACGACGAAGCGCGCGCGATGATCGGCCGCGGGGCCAACGTGGCCGACGTCCGGACCCACACACGCAAGAGCGGGATGCGCAACCTCCAGGAAGAGGGCCTCGCACTGGTCGTCGCCGGACGCACCAGCATCGAGGAAGTCCTCCGGGCCGTCAAGCAGACGACTTAG
- a CDS encoding CvpA family protein, which produces MLVILNVLALACTAAVMYMCAVHGVFRAGMTLAACILAGAAAFGLFGPAGGMLGTDNPRTVWYYAADALALWAIFCVVFLGLRVLTETLFKNEPAFPSLADSLGGAVLGFAAGYLAVGLCLVLVQMLPMPPSILGYSPFQYDGKMVTEGDRLWLRWDRGTLALFGWLSAHSLGSEECRLFNRYGELYPPPRDDSGQAPAPAEGTKAARPAARPRPDADDMLYYHWYRRWQYVQWRTGVAQGPLPGEPVEVVGQTGPGQLPGMALNRGHVLRSDAVAIRIVRLERAEQVADFPDVRRGEHEIFLVLTLDLSPARVAPVSVDTRQFVLMAERGQRFTNPLVYGLARLGRPDPQIEHRAGMTPSETTPRNLRFGIPEEKVRGHYLMDGAAFRFAEMSQQEELAFIYTVPAGLNDGALRLLFEPAPPAAPPGNPKPSN; this is translated from the coding sequence ATGCTGGTAATCCTGAACGTCCTGGCGCTCGCGTGCACGGCCGCCGTGATGTACATGTGTGCCGTTCATGGCGTTTTCCGCGCGGGGATGACGCTGGCGGCATGCATCCTGGCGGGGGCGGCGGCCTTCGGCCTGTTCGGTCCGGCGGGGGGCATGCTCGGCACGGACAATCCGCGGACCGTGTGGTATTACGCGGCCGACGCGCTGGCCTTGTGGGCGATCTTCTGCGTCGTGTTCCTCGGCCTGCGCGTGCTGACGGAGACTCTCTTCAAGAACGAGCCAGCCTTTCCGTCCCTGGCGGACAGCCTCGGCGGCGCCGTGCTGGGTTTCGCGGCCGGGTACCTGGCCGTCGGCCTCTGCCTGGTGCTGGTTCAGATGCTCCCGATGCCGCCCAGCATCCTCGGATACTCCCCGTTCCAATACGACGGCAAGATGGTGACGGAAGGCGACCGGCTGTGGCTTCGCTGGGACCGCGGGACGCTGGCGCTGTTCGGCTGGCTGTCGGCCCACTCGCTCGGGTCCGAGGAATGCCGCCTCTTCAACCGCTACGGAGAACTTTATCCGCCGCCCAGGGACGATTCGGGCCAAGCGCCCGCGCCGGCCGAAGGGACCAAGGCGGCCCGCCCCGCCGCGCGGCCTCGTCCCGACGCCGACGACATGCTCTATTACCACTGGTACCGCCGATGGCAGTACGTGCAGTGGCGAACGGGGGTCGCTCAGGGTCCGCTCCCCGGCGAGCCGGTGGAAGTGGTCGGGCAGACGGGCCCCGGCCAGTTGCCGGGAATGGCCCTGAATCGCGGGCACGTGCTCCGGTCGGACGCGGTGGCGATCCGGATCGTGCGGCTGGAGCGCGCGGAACAGGTGGCGGATTTCCCCGACGTGCGGCGAGGAGAGCACGAGATTTTCCTGGTTCTCACCCTCGACCTTTCGCCGGCGCGCGTGGCGCCCGTGAGCGTGGACACCCGTCAGTTCGTCCTGATGGCGGAGCGCGGGCAGCGATTCACGAACCCGCTCGTGTACGGCCTGGCCCGCCTGGGCCGGCCGGACCCTCAAATCGAGCACCGCGCCGGGATGACGCCGTCCGAGACGACGCCGCGGAATCTGCGGTTCGGAATCCCCGAGGAAAAGGTCCGCGGGCATTACCTGATGGACGGCGCCGCGTTCCGCTTCGCCGAGATGTCGCAGCAGGAGGAGCTGGCATTCATCTACACAGTTCCCGCCGGCCTGAACGACGGCGCGCTGCGGCTCCTGTTTGAGCCCGCCCCGCCGGCCGCTCCGCCGGGGAATCCGAAGCCTTCCAACTGA
- a CDS encoding TldD/PmbA family protein gives MENLARHLCDLARKRGADFADVRILHRRASGFLVQDGRADKLSGALDRGIGVRVLVGRSWGFASADSLARARAEQCLDDALALARASQNFVSDPAMIARVEPVVAVDIAEPEIHPAAMTIKEKAARLMEYERAGRAAGGERIVNSVVSYSDGLREEVLVNTAGTCIRSTSCRAVCTAFMVASDGQVLQRGVENRGIAGGAELLARTEPEEFSVRAAKKALALLEAGTAPAGRFTVIFHPSITGLLVHEALGHNAEADHVWAGQSILEGRLGETIAAPAVSIYDDSTLPGEFGSFAYDSEGTPGRRRPIIEKGRFVGLLHSLETAAKFGAEPTGSARAESYDCRPIPRMTNTFMAPGDVPFEEMIRGVERGIYLEEGHWGYVMVEKGQFICHAGLAHRIEHGRVGEMLRDVSISSLTLDTLKNADAVGSDFEMKMPGMCGKDGQSAPTDCGGPHVRVRDVVVGGQRDR, from the coding sequence ATGGAAAACCTCGCCCGACATCTCTGCGATTTGGCGCGGAAGCGGGGCGCCGATTTCGCCGACGTCCGCATCCTCCATCGCCGCGCGTCCGGCTTCCTCGTCCAGGACGGCCGGGCGGACAAACTCTCGGGGGCCCTGGACCGCGGGATCGGCGTCCGCGTCCTCGTGGGGCGCTCGTGGGGATTCGCGTCGGCCGACAGCCTCGCGCGCGCCCGAGCCGAACAATGCCTGGACGACGCGCTCGCCCTGGCGAGGGCCTCTCAAAATTTCGTCAGCGATCCGGCCATGATCGCGCGCGTCGAGCCCGTCGTGGCGGTGGACATCGCCGAACCCGAAATCCACCCCGCCGCCATGACCATCAAAGAAAAGGCGGCACGCCTCATGGAGTACGAGCGCGCGGGACGCGCAGCGGGCGGCGAACGGATCGTCAACTCCGTCGTCAGTTACTCCGACGGCCTGCGCGAGGAAGTGCTGGTGAACACGGCCGGCACGTGCATCCGGAGCACCTCGTGCCGGGCCGTCTGCACGGCGTTCATGGTGGCCTCCGACGGCCAGGTGCTCCAGCGCGGCGTGGAAAACCGGGGCATCGCAGGCGGCGCGGAACTCCTCGCACGGACCGAGCCCGAGGAGTTCAGCGTCCGGGCCGCGAAGAAGGCCCTCGCGCTGCTCGAAGCCGGGACCGCACCCGCCGGCCGATTCACCGTCATCTTTCACCCTTCGATCACGGGCTTGCTGGTGCACGAGGCCCTCGGCCACAACGCCGAGGCCGACCACGTCTGGGCCGGCCAGAGCATCCTCGAAGGCCGCCTCGGCGAGACGATTGCCGCCCCGGCCGTCTCAATCTACGACGATTCGACCCTGCCGGGCGAATTCGGTTCCTTCGCCTACGACAGCGAAGGCACGCCGGGACGACGACGACCCATCATCGAGAAAGGCCGATTCGTCGGCCTCCTGCACAGCCTGGAAACCGCCGCCAAATTCGGCGCCGAGCCGACCGGCAGCGCCCGCGCTGAAAGTTACGATTGCCGGCCCATCCCGCGAATGACGAACACGTTCATGGCTCCCGGCGACGTGCCGTTCGAGGAGATGATCCGCGGCGTCGAGCGGGGCATCTACCTGGAGGAAGGCCACTGGGGCTACGTGATGGTCGAGAAGGGCCAGTTCATCTGCCATGCCGGCCTCGCGCACCGGATCGAGCACGGGCGCGTCGGCGAAATGCTGCGCGACGTTTCCATCTCCAGCCTGACGCTCGACACGCTGAAGAACGCCGACGCGGTCGGATCGGATTTCGAGATGAAGATGCCGGGGATGTGCGGCAAGGACGGGCAATCGGCGCCGACGGACTGCGGCGGGCCGCACGTCCGCGTCCGCGACGTCGTCGTAGGAGGCCAGCGAGACCGATGA
- a CDS encoding TldD/PmbA family protein produces MTPGEDYLGICERSVAKARALGAEWCDVAAGSARDIEVSIEKSGIKAADAGQGESVAVRAFVRGGMGYMSVSGTDPRDIDEAVERAVALAKEATADPDFVALPQPDPAEEVEGRFDDAIAGMGVADVVRIAAANIEAGRAVEPDVLLAGHVGLVVGQGALASSTGVALVTEGTRIDASIEAVLKRNGDVGYFYEFDFGRFLADCALEKVADSAVRSARRFLGAKRIASGRRTLVLGPLAAYGLVGAVVAAANAESIQRGRSYLCGKLGERIASPCLTVVDDPLVPRGMRSGAHDGEGTRRRRLTIIDRGTLASLLHNSYTAGKAGAKSTGHGTHSGGISPTNLQPALGERPADEILREVQDGIYLESGDIRPDSASGDISASIDFGFLVRKGELVHPVESAMIGANIFDLLGNLDAVSSDARIEPGLAMPTLRIRDVQVAGAE; encoded by the coding sequence ATGACGCCGGGCGAGGACTATCTCGGGATTTGCGAGCGCTCCGTCGCGAAGGCCCGCGCCCTCGGAGCGGAGTGGTGCGACGTCGCCGCCGGCAGCGCACGCGACATCGAGGTCTCGATCGAGAAGAGCGGCATCAAGGCCGCCGACGCCGGTCAGGGCGAAAGCGTCGCCGTCCGCGCGTTCGTCCGCGGCGGCATGGGATACATGAGCGTGAGCGGCACCGACCCGCGCGACATCGACGAGGCCGTCGAGCGCGCGGTCGCCCTGGCGAAGGAGGCGACGGCGGACCCCGATTTCGTCGCCCTCCCCCAGCCCGACCCGGCGGAGGAAGTCGAGGGACGATTCGACGACGCCATCGCAGGAATGGGCGTCGCCGACGTCGTCCGCATCGCGGCGGCCAATATCGAGGCCGGCCGCGCCGTCGAGCCCGACGTCCTCTTGGCCGGCCACGTCGGCCTGGTCGTCGGCCAAGGGGCACTCGCCTCCTCGACGGGCGTCGCGCTGGTGACCGAGGGGACGCGCATCGACGCCTCCATCGAGGCCGTCCTGAAACGAAACGGCGACGTGGGGTACTTCTACGAGTTCGATTTCGGCCGGTTCCTGGCCGACTGCGCGCTCGAAAAGGTGGCCGACAGCGCCGTCCGCAGCGCCCGCCGATTCCTCGGCGCGAAACGAATCGCCTCCGGCCGGCGGACGCTGGTCCTCGGCCCGCTGGCGGCCTACGGCCTCGTGGGGGCCGTCGTCGCCGCCGCCAATGCCGAGAGCATCCAGCGCGGCCGAAGTTACCTCTGCGGCAAACTGGGCGAGCGCATCGCCAGCCCGTGCCTCACCGTCGTGGACGACCCGCTCGTGCCTCGCGGCATGCGGTCCGGCGCACACGACGGCGAAGGCACGCGCCGCCGGCGGCTCACGATCATCGACCGCGGCACCCTCGCCAGCCTCCTGCACAATTCCTACACCGCCGGCAAGGCCGGCGCCAAGAGCACCGGCCACGGAACCCACTCCGGCGGCATCAGCCCGACGAACCTTCAGCCGGCGCTCGGCGAAAGGCCGGCCGACGAAATCCTCCGCGAGGTCCAGGACGGCATCTACCTGGAGAGCGGCGACATCCGGCCGGACTCCGCCAGCGGAGACATTTCCGCCAGCATCGACTTCGGCTTCCTCGTCCGCAAAGGCGAACTCGTTCACCCCGTCGAAAGCGCCATGATCGGCGCCAACATCTTCGACCTCCTCGGGAACCTCGATGCCGTCTCCAGCGACGCCCGGATCGAGCCCGGCCTCGCGATGCCCACCCTTCGCATCCGCGACGTCCAGGTCGCCGGGGCCGAATAA
- a CDS encoding S8 family peptidase gives MEFRGDPDFELMLDSLENRQQGIEVASVHKEDNVSVATVHVPPRKMSFLLNRIAKYETENTKSGRPKNANLVESIASARLAVVRSFWTDEAGLFPQDDQAIWWEVWLRCPRGQEGDQIVSAFRQEAVAPIKLDSRVVRFEERAVLLAWCAPRDLGNRPGLMDNLAELRKAKEPAGPYVELTPAEQAELVHELLSRVTAPSVDAPAVCVLDTGVDWEHPLLAPGIDQSSAFAVDPNWLTNDHDGHGTEVAGLSLYGCLTQLLPTTLSIELTHRLESVKILPPRGVNDPANYGAITQEAVARAERAFPDRGRAVCMAVTADDRDWGYPTLWSAAIDQLCAGELDDVRRLVFVCAGNVSDLMDAGSGYRYPQTNHRRGIEDPGQSWNAITVGAYSDLVSIRAADRQGWRPLAPKGLLCPTSRTSVSWDREWPIKPDVVMEGGNRAIDGGGRIDAADDLSLLTTARLVSGRLLTTFGDTSAATAMAARMGAIIQSRYPSLWPETVRGLVVHSAEWTPEMVAEFPNPQRIRRLRCYGWGVPNLEKALWSAENAVTLIYEGDLQPFDKVDGQPGTKDMHVHALPWPVEVLQQFPAETVRMRVTLSYFIEPSPGRQGWTRRHRYQSHGLRFDVKRPTESLDNFRGRLSREAREEEREEGPEEDTVSVAQGGSQPWALGPKLRARGSIHSDWWQGSASDLAASGYVGVFPVTGWWRERHHLGKWDRRARYSLIVSLETSRSDIRLYTSIAAQVGIAVQIEA, from the coding sequence GTGGAGTTCCGCGGCGACCCGGATTTTGAACTCATGCTGGATAGTCTGGAGAATCGTCAGCAGGGAATCGAGGTCGCTAGCGTCCACAAAGAGGACAATGTTTCGGTTGCGACTGTCCATGTTCCGCCTCGCAAGATGTCCTTTCTCCTTAACAGAATCGCCAAGTATGAAACCGAGAACACCAAGTCTGGGAGGCCCAAGAACGCCAATCTTGTGGAAAGTATTGCTAGTGCTAGGCTGGCTGTCGTCAGGTCGTTCTGGACTGACGAGGCAGGCCTGTTCCCGCAAGACGACCAGGCCATCTGGTGGGAAGTGTGGCTCCGTTGTCCTCGCGGGCAAGAGGGCGACCAGATCGTCTCAGCATTCCGGCAGGAGGCGGTCGCGCCGATCAAGTTGGACTCGCGCGTAGTCAGGTTCGAGGAGCGAGCCGTCCTTCTGGCGTGGTGTGCACCGCGAGATTTGGGTAACCGTCCCGGGCTAATGGACAATCTGGCGGAACTTCGGAAGGCGAAGGAACCCGCTGGGCCCTATGTCGAATTGACGCCCGCTGAACAGGCCGAGTTAGTTCACGAACTTCTCAGTCGAGTAACGGCGCCTTCAGTGGACGCCCCGGCCGTCTGTGTCTTGGACACCGGCGTGGATTGGGAACACCCGCTGCTCGCGCCTGGTATAGACCAATCATCAGCGTTCGCGGTGGATCCGAACTGGCTAACCAACGACCATGACGGGCATGGTACGGAGGTTGCGGGACTCAGTCTCTATGGCTGTTTGACACAGTTGCTGCCGACCACATTATCTATCGAACTTACGCATCGACTGGAGTCTGTGAAAATACTGCCACCCCGCGGCGTCAATGATCCTGCGAACTACGGAGCCATCACCCAAGAGGCCGTGGCGCGAGCCGAGAGGGCGTTTCCTGACCGTGGGCGTGCGGTGTGCATGGCGGTTACCGCAGACGACAGGGACTGGGGATACCCGACACTGTGGTCGGCCGCGATAGACCAACTGTGCGCGGGGGAACTCGACGACGTCCGAAGGTTAGTGTTCGTCTGCGCAGGCAATGTCAGCGACCTCATGGACGCCGGTTCAGGCTATCGGTACCCGCAAACAAATCACCGTCGAGGCATTGAAGACCCCGGCCAGTCATGGAATGCCATTACCGTAGGCGCCTATAGCGATCTGGTAAGCATTCGCGCAGCAGACCGCCAAGGCTGGCGCCCCCTTGCCCCTAAGGGTCTGTTGTGCCCAACAAGCAGGACTTCTGTATCATGGGACCGCGAATGGCCCATCAAGCCTGATGTCGTAATGGAAGGAGGAAACAGGGCAATTGACGGGGGCGGGCGCATCGACGCTGCAGACGATCTGTCCTTGTTGACCACGGCTAGGCTTGTTTCTGGACGCTTGCTTACCACCTTTGGTGACACAAGTGCTGCTACCGCGATGGCGGCCCGCATGGGTGCCATCATCCAGAGCAGGTATCCGTCCCTTTGGCCTGAGACTGTCCGCGGGTTGGTGGTCCACTCTGCCGAATGGACTCCAGAGATGGTGGCAGAGTTCCCTAACCCGCAACGGATACGTCGTCTCCGGTGCTATGGCTGGGGGGTGCCGAACCTGGAGAAGGCGCTCTGGAGCGCCGAAAACGCAGTAACGCTTATCTACGAGGGGGACCTTCAGCCCTTCGACAAGGTTGACGGACAGCCCGGGACCAAGGACATGCACGTCCACGCGCTGCCTTGGCCAGTGGAGGTTCTTCAGCAGTTCCCAGCTGAGACTGTAAGAATGCGTGTGACGCTGTCTTACTTCATCGAGCCAAGCCCGGGTCGGCAAGGCTGGACGCGGAGGCACCGCTATCAGTCGCATGGGCTACGATTTGATGTGAAACGTCCGACGGAGTCCCTCGACAACTTCCGTGGGCGGCTCAGCCGCGAGGCGCGAGAAGAAGAACGGGAAGAGGGGCCGGAGGAAGACACCGTCTCTGTAGCGCAGGGCGGAAGTCAACCGTGGGCACTTGGTCCTAAGTTGCGTGCTCGTGGTTCAATTCATTCGGATTGGTGGCAGGGTTCGGCAAGCGACCTGGCTGCCAGCGGGTATGTCGGAGTATTCCCCGTTACCGGTTGGTGGCGAGAACGGCACCACTTGGGGAAATGGGATCGCCGAGCACGTTACAGCCTGATTGTCTCGCTCGAGACCTCTCGAAGCGATATCCGCCTTTACACTTCCATTGCCGCCCAGGTTGGGATTGCAGTCCAGATTGAGGCGTAG